A single genomic interval of Pangasianodon hypophthalmus isolate fPanHyp1 chromosome 8, fPanHyp1.pri, whole genome shotgun sequence harbors:
- the arid5a gene encoding AT-rich interactive domain-containing protein 5A isoform X2: MVSEPRGEASGEEEHIDVCEEERTEEKSSPNQFNREMASSELTNGSAEESKPGQSESEERAFVMNLYQFMKERGTPIERIPHLGFKQINLWKIYKAVEILGGYESVTTRRLWKNVYDELGGSPGSTSAATCTRRHYERLVLPYERHRRGEEDKPLPPSKPRKQYKRSEEGKGKTESKKRRRTDGEDPEEILRGSHPCERGVCPHSAPWQVSSEHSDSDQVSPQDMCLREKPLPTLVSSLVISPLEKKKRLAQASLSVAPPAALEDGTEPERPSVIHLSHSSTPSGRVSHTSEGSPLPLSSPSSSRSPSPFSVSSEDCVAVPTQKTTPPEAEKQKPARFGASPESGVRVCQPLPFVHYPCPKDASPLSRPLHQNFFNVTSTIPDKTQRHPGIRIPGPAPPSPGCWVPSASSFTKVVPRSHDPWRPVSLQPLYKPHAPNSKRPSSAEAYVKKIPSPLRFPERKDKSKMVVPKPVLTQQYLVHQAGMPTSPYLLSSFERSRPEMLEQMKALHLQPVLLPHLSIPPSQTHPTHPLQAPFPAPYEATLRPYPYSVPVWHTPAGYSVTTLQPY; the protein is encoded by the exons TTCAATCGAGAAATGGCGAGTTCAGAACTTACCAATGGGAGCGCAGAGGAGTCCAAGCCCGGCCAATCAGAGAGCGAGGAGAGGGCGTTCGTCATGAACCTGTACCAGTTTATGAAGGAAAGAGGCACGCCCATTGAGAGAATTCCTCATCTCGGCTTTAAACAGA ttAACCTGTGGAAAATCTACAAGGCTGTGGAGATACTTGGAGGCTATGAGTCG gtGACGACCCGGCGGTTGTGGAAGAACGTGTATGATGAGCTGGGCGGAAGTCCGGGCAGCACCAGCGCCGCCACCTGCACTCGCAGACATTACGAAAG GTTAGTTCTACCTTATGAAAGGCAtcggagaggagaggaagacaAGCCACTTCCTCCATCTAAACCTCGTAAACAGTACAAGAGGAGTGAGGAGGGCAAGGGCAAAACCGAGAGCAAGAAAAGACGGAGGACAGACGGAGAAGACCCAgag GAAATTCTGAGAGGCAGTCACCCCTGTGAGAGAGGAGTGTGTCCTCACTCTGCACCGTGGCAAGTTTCCTCGGAGCATTCAGACAGTGACCAGGTCTCACCTCAAGACATGTGCCTCAGAGAGAAGCCTCTTCCGACGCTAGTCTCTTCCCTTGTTATTTCCCCTCTGGAGAAGAAGAAGCGTCTGGCGCAGGCGAGCTTGAGCgtagcgccccctgctgcccTGGAGGACGGAACAGAGCCTGAGAGACCCTCGGTGATTCACCTGTCACATTCGTCCACGCCTTCTGGACGCGTAAGCCACACCTCTGAGGGCTCACCCCTGCCTCtgtcctccccctcctcctcgcGGAGCCCCTCCCCTTTCTCCGTTTCCTCCGAGGACTGTGTGGCCGTGCCGACCCAGAAGACGACACCTCCGGAAGCAGAGAAGCAGAAGCCAGCACGTTTTGGAGCTTCGCCTGAATCTGGAGTGCGCGTGTGCCAGCCCTTACCCTTCGTCCATTACCCCTGCCCCAAAGACGCGTCCCCGCTGTCACGCCCACTTCACCAGAACTTCTTCAACGTCACATCTACAATACCAGACAAAACCCAGAGACACCCAGGGATCCGGATACCCGGCCCCGCGCCTCCAAGCCCAGGCTGCTGGGTGCCGTCTGCCTCGAGCTTCACCAAGGTCGTCCCTCGCTCCCATGATCCCTGGAGGCCTGTGTCATTACAGCCGCTATACAAACCCCACGCTCCGAATTCCAAGAGGCCAAGTAGCGCTGAGGCCTACGTGAAGAAGATCCCATCTCCTCTACGCTTCCCAGAACGAAAGGACAAATCCAAGATGGTGGTTCCCAAGCCAGTGCTGACCCAACAGTACCTCGTGCACCAAGCCGGAATGCCCACCTCGCCGTACCTGCTGTCAAGTTTCGAGCGGTCCAGACCGGAGATGCTAGAACAGATGAAAGCTTTACACCTTCAACCTGTCCTCCTCCCTCATCTCAGCATTCCTCCGTCCCAGACACATCCCACACACCCCCTGCAAGCTCCCTTCCCCGCGCCGTACGAGGCCACGTTGCGTCCGTACCCATACTCAGTGCCGGTCTGGCATACACCCGCCGGGTACAGCGTGACAACACTGCAACCTTATTAA
- the gins4 gene encoding DNA replication complex GINS protein SLD5, whose translation MADALSEASELSGGEESQEEDVLTPAELIARLEEAWLNEKFSPELLENRSELVECVMEQLTHMEENLQRVRKGDLKASVHRMEIDRIRFVLSSYLRSRLQKIEKFFPHVLEKEKSRADGDPSFLSPEEFAFAKEYLANTEVYLKAVALRHMPPNLQSVDMLKAVPEPCLDSFVFLRVKERQENILVEPETDEQREYVVDLEEGSQHLMRYRTIAPLVASGAVQLI comes from the exons ATGGCGGACGCGCTGTCGGAGGCCAGCGAGCTgagtggaggagaggagagcCAGGAGGAGGACGTGCTCACCCCGGCCGAGCTCATCGCCAGGCTGGAGGAG gCCTGGCTTAACGAGAAGTTTTCTCCCGAGCTTCTGGAGAACAGATCCGAGCtggtggagtgtgtgatggagcaACTCACACACATG gaGGAGAATCTGCAGCGTGTGAGGAAGGGCGACCTGAAGGCCAGCGTCCACCGCATGGAGATCGACCGCATCCGCTTCGTCCTCAGCAGCTACCTCCGCTCACGACTGCAGAAG ATTGAGAAGTTTTTCCCTCACGTGTTGGAGAAGGAGAAATCGCGAGCCGACGGCGATCCCTCGTTCCTCTCTCCCGAGGAGTTCGCCTTTGCCAAAGA GTATCTAGCGAATACAGAAGTGTACCTGAAGGCTGTGGCGCTGAGACACATGCCTCCTAACCTGCAGAGCGTCGACATGCTCAAAGCAG ttccaGAGCCGTGTCTGGACTCCTTTGTGTTCCTGCGTGTGAAAGAGCGGCAGGAGAACATCCTTGTGGAGCCTGAGACTGATGAACAGAG ggagTATGTGGTGGACCTGGAGGAAGGCTCGCAGCATCTGATGCGTTATCGCACTATAGCGCCTCTAGTGGCCAGTGGTGCAGTGCAGCTGATCTAg
- the LOC113546027 gene encoding phytanoyl-CoA hydroxylase-interacting protein, protein MAEVVDLLCTPHNVQISDVTCDSFRVAWEMTPEDAGRVTHYFIDLSRKTGGERNRFKHRDVPTKLVAKAVPLPMAVRGHWFLSPRTEYCVAVQTAIRQPDGDYQVSEWSQVVEFCTGDYAVDHLQQLLDKARGVAGRLLRFSVFYRNQHPEYFHYVRTECGGLMPPSLKDNSGSHGSPINGKLHGVFLSCNTEFDTGLPPKDSPYGPLRFQISAALLLKPETHLYFADFYCMYTAYHYVVLVLAPVGSEGDRFCEGRLPLLDLASNPFLTCVPGEEPTFCHASDVILEVLYTEALPLDQGTVAQISGHHQLMSLSTANAKKDPSCKVCNISVGR, encoded by the exons ATGGCCGAGGTGGTAGATCTCCTCTGCACACCCCATAACGTCCAAATCAGTGACGTGACCTGTGACTCGTTCCGTGTTGCCTGGGAGATGACCCCGGAGGATGCGGGACGCGTGACGCACTACTTCATCGACCTGAGCCGCAAAACTGGAGGAGAGAGGAACCGCTTCAAACACAGA GATGTTCCCACTAAGCTGGTGGCCAAGGCCGTGCCGTTGCCGATGGCTGTGAGAGGTCACTGGTTCCTGAGCCCTCGTACCGAGTACTGTGTGGCCGTACAGACCGCCATCCGCCAGCCTGATGGAGACTACCAG gTGTCTGAGTGGAGTCAGGTGGTGGAGTTCTGCACTGGGG ATTATGCTGTAGATCATCTGCAGCAGCTGCTGGATAAAGCTCGGGGTGTAGCGGGGAGGCTGCTGCGCTTCTCTGTGTTTTACCGCAACCAGCACCCCGAATACTTCCACTATGTCAG AACGGAATGTGGAGGTTTAATGCCCCCGTCTCTGAAAGACAACAGCGGCAGCCACGGCTCGCCCATCAACGGAAAGCTCCACGGCGTCTTCCTGAGCTGCAACACCGAGTTCGACACGGGCCTCCCTCCTAAAGACTCGCCCTACGGCCCCCTGCGCTTCCAGATCTCCGCCGCGCTCCTCCTGAAGCCCGAGACGCACCTCTACTTCGCAGATTTCTACTGCATGTATACGGCGTATCACTACGTCGTCTTGGTGCTGGCCCCTGTCGGCTCGGAGGGCGATCGCTTCTGCGAAGGGCGACTCCCTCTGCTGGACCTCGCGTCCAATCCTTTCCTGACGTGCGTCCCCGGGGAGGAACCGACGTTCTGTCACGCCAGTGACGTCATCCTGGAGGTTCTGTACACAGAAGCGCTGCCCTTGGATCAAGGCACGGTGGCGCAGATCAGCGGCCATCACCAGCTCATGAGCCTCTCCACGGCCAACGCCAAGAAGGACCCGAGCTGCAAAGTGTGTAACATCAGCGTCGGACGCTGA